The genomic DNA TTATTTCCGAGTTGAACCTGGCTGTAGAGCGAGGATTGGTGAAACCGGCTGAAGCCAGTCTTTTCGCCGACTGGCTTGAGAGTTCCGTCAGTGAAGATTGATCCGGTCGAGGACGCGCAGGCGCCAGCGTGTGATCGACCATGATACTCCACGGTGTCTGATTCATTCGACTCCTCTGACCTTGTCCTCGAGGACAGCTATTATTTTCGTCTCTCTGACTATGACGACTTTCTGATCGAGGTAATTGAGAATTCGCCTGGACTCTTACGACCAGAGGGAAGAAAGAACGAGGTCATTTCGTTCGTTAGAAGCGGCCTGCAGGATCTATCGATCAGCCGTATGAAGGATTCCGTTTCGTGGGGCGTTCCGGTGCCGGATGACGATGAACACGTGATGTACGTCTGGCTCGACGCGCTTTCAAATTACATAACGGCGATCGGTTACGGCAATTCTGCAAAGGCCTCGGTCGGGTTTGAGAAATACTGGCAAAATGTGACGCATCTCGTAGGCAAGGACATCCTGCGATTTCACACGGTCTATTGGTTCTCGTTCCTGGCCGCGGCCGGATTGCCTCTGCCTAAGACAGTTTACGCTCACGGAATGTGGCTCGACGCCGATGGCCGAAAGATGGGAAAGACGATCGGCAACGTGATCGAGGTCGATGTGCTGCACGAGCATTTTCAGGTCGATGCACTGCGTTACTTTGTGCTGCGCGAGATGGTTTTTGGGCAGGACGGAAAATTCGGCTACGAAAATCTGATCGAGCGTGCAAATGCCGATCTCGCCAGCGGCCTCGGCAATCTCGCCAGCCGTACATTCTCGATGATAACCAAATACCGCGAAGGCCTCGTCCCAAACGGCAAGATCGCTGAGGAAAATTATCTACAGGCACGCCGTGCGGGTATCGACCCGGACGGCCAGGACCTCGTTTCGGTGATCGAGCACGCCCGCGACGAATTTTTGCGGCGGTTCGACAATTTCGAATTCAGCCAAGGTCTGGAAACTATCTGGACGGTCATCGCACGCGTTGACAAGCTGATTTCCGACTCAAAACCGTGGGAGCTGATCAAAGACGAAAAACAAGCCGAGACGCTAAACGCCGTGCTCTATCGAGCGAGCGAAACGCTGCGATGGCTGTGCGTTCTGCTCTATCCGGTTATGCCCGAGTCGGCAAAAAATATCTACAGCCAGATCGGCCTCAGCGAAGACATCGCCACGCTCGATCCTGCAAACCTAAAATGGGGCGAACTCGCCACCGGAACAAAGATCGGCGAAACGATCGGTGTTTTCCCAAGAATTGATAAGAACAAAGTTATGAATGAAATTGCAGAGAAGTCGGAAGCCAGAAGTCAGGAGTCAGAACCGGAAGCGGTAGCGACTGGGTCGCCCGTCGCGGTCGAACAAGTAGAAGCCGAAGTCGATAACTTCATCACCATTGATGATTTTCTCAAGGTCGAATTGAAGGTCGGCGAGATCAAGGTCGCCGAACGCATCCCGAACGCCGACAAACTCCTCCGTTTCGAGATCGATCTCGGCGAACCCGAATACCGCCAGATACTCGCCGGCCTCGCGGAATACTACGAGCCCGAGACCCTCATCGGCCGCAAAGTCGTCGTCGTCGCCAACCTAAAACCTCGCAAAATGCGAGGCCTGGAATCCCAAGGCATGATCTGCGCCGCCAGCCTCGAAGACGGAACTGGCGAAAAGCCGGCTCTTGCGGCGTTTATCGAGAATGTGGATATTGGAGCGAGGTTAAAATAGTATGCGTTTCGTGCATTTTGCTGCGATCGGTGTGTTGCTATTTTCGATGACCGCGTTTTCGCAAGGGCCGCCGCCGCTCGTCGCGGCACCAAAGAGCACGCCTTCGCCCAAGCCAACGCCTGCCGATAAGACCGAGCGAACCGAGGCGGAGATCCAATCAGACATAGCTCGTAGCCTCGAGAAACCAGTAAAGTGGAGGCCGCACGTCCTTTCTAATTTTGATATTGACGTAGAACTCCCACGAGAACCTGTCAGGCAAGCTGAGACCTTTTATGATGAAGGTGTTGGAAATTCTCGTCTTGAGATGTACATAAGCGTTGGCGACGAAGCGTCCTATGTCGTGGGTCGATTGGGACTTCCATATTCTGTCGAGGACGAAACGCTGCTTCGGGAAATATACACAGAGGCTGCAAGCGGATTTGCGGAGGATTCGTCAGAAAAATTTGAGGTTGTTGCCGACTTTCGTTTTGAAGGAAAACTTGGTGTAGAAATGGCAACTGTTCCGAAGGATGCCGCATATCTGCCAACGCGACTGAGGTGTTTTGTTTTCGATCGAGCTATATATATTTTGGTATCGATGCCACTGAACGAGGTCGGAAAAGACAGCCCGCCCTCAAAACCTTCATTCGCGAACGGGCAAGCTGATGAGAAGCGATTTTTTTCTTCGGTCCTTCTCAAGAGAAAGCCAGTTGCTATTCAAACTCCGTCGTCATCCCCACTTTTTGAGAGCACATTCGTCAACGGCATTTTCAAGAGCAAATATTTTGGATTTTCTATTTTACTGCCGGAAAAATGGCTCAAGGTCAGTGATGAGGACATGGATGGCGTTAGAAAGGTAGGCATGGACATTGTTTCAGCTAACTCAGACCGAGGCCTAGCCCTTCCGAAATCCAGACAGAATTTGGCATCATTTGTTTCAAAGCCGCTTGGTAGTGATGGTAACGCGATGATCGCTCTCAATCTGGGAGTAAAGGGCAATTCAATTGAAGAGGCCCGCAAGCTTGCCGAAACAGTCGAAACCATAGTTTCCAAAATAACAATCTACGAAGTGACTAAGAAACCGGCCTTGGCGAAACTTGGAGCAGTTTCTGTTTACACTCTTGAAACAAAGATAAAGCTGGGCGAACTATATCAGTATCAAGCGATTTTTATCTTTCCAAGAAATAATCATATTCTGTCCATTACACTGACCTATTTCGACGAGCGAGATCGAAAAAAAGCCATCGATGCGCTGGAGAAAATTAATTTTGATGCTCTCCCGAGTCCATAGTCAGTTAACAATAAATGAACCTAATAGATTCCCACTGTCACATAGACGGCGAGCAGTTTGATGCGGATCGCGACGAAGTTGTTGAGCGTGCTCGTGCTCATGGCGTGGCCGCGATGCTGAACATCGGGACTGGCGATCCTCACTCGGACGATTTTCGGCGGGCGGTGGCGGTTGCAGAGAAATATGATGATGTCTACGCGTCGGTCGGCGTTCATCCGCATGATGCGAAGCTGTATGACGACAAAGCTGAAAACCACCTCGTTGAACTCGTAAGATCCAGTAAAAAAGTGATCGCGTGGGGCGAGATCGGACTTGATTATTACTATGACCATAGCCCTCGCGATGTGCAGCGTGATGTCTTTCGACGCCAGATCCGGACGGCGAGGGAACTTGATCTGCCGATTATCATTCACAGCCGCGATGCGGACGACGAGACCGTTGAGATCCTGACCCAAGAATGCTCGTATAATGGGTTTCGCGGGATCATGCATTGCTTTGGCGGCACCGCGTCGATGGCCGAGGCGCTGATGAAGATCGGGTTTCTGATATCGTTTGCCGGAAACGTCACGTTCAAAAAGGCCGAAAATCTTCGTGACGCCGCCAGAGTTGTGCCGCTCGACCGTTTGCTGATCGAGACCGATTGTCCGTTCCTCACGCCGGTTCCATTTCGCGGCAAGCGCAACGAGCCGAGCTATGTGGTTCACACTGCCAATTTTCTTGCGGGATTTTACTCGATCGATGTCAACGAACTCGCGGAGGCAACCACTTCGAATTTCATGAATATCTTCCGACTTGACGGAATAACCGCTTAGAAAATGGGTGCGATCGAACCAAAATCGGTTAGAATTAAAGAGTAGGGCATATAAAATACATCGGTTTTTCCATTGCGCGCGCTGAGTGTCGAAAAATGGGACACCTTGGAAACCAAAGAACATAAGATCATGGCAAAAGAAAATACATTTGATATCGTCTCGAAAACAGACTACGCGGAGCTGAATAACGCTTTGAATCAGACCTCGAAAGAGATCTCGCAGCGGTTCGATTTTAAGGGCAGCAAGGCGGCGGTCGAACTAAAGGACAAGGATCTCATCATGACTGCCGAGGACGAAACGCGTCTTCGCAACATGAACGACATCCTCCAAAGCAAACTTCTCAAACGAGGCATCTCGCTCAAGGCTCTCGATTATCAGACCATTGAGGCCGCCGCCGGCGGCACCGTTCGACAGCTCGTCAAGGTTCAGCAGGGAATCCCGATCGAAAAGGCCAAAGAGGTCGTTCGCTACATCAAAGACAACAAATTCAAGGTCCAACCCTCGATCCAGGGCGAAACCGTCCGAGTCTCAGGCAAAGACCGCGATACGCTCCAGGATGTCATCGCAAAGCTAAAGGCCCACGATTTTGGCATCGATATGACGTTTGATAATTTTAGGAGTAACTAGCTATGACTAGAGATTTTAATATTCTCATTGAGGAAGATGAGGACGGCATGTTGGTCGCATCTGTTCCCGAACTTCATGGCTGCCACACGCAGGCTCGCTCGCTTGACGAGTTAATGGTTCGTATTAAAGAAGCGATCGAACTTTGTCTGGAGGTTGAAAAACTTCAGACTCCTACGCCGAGATTTGTCGGATTTCAACGAATGTCGGTTGAAGTATGACAAACGTTCCGACAATCGATGGGAAACGACTCCTAAAAATTCTTCGGAAGCGAGGTTTCGAGGTAATTAGAATCGAAGGCAGCCATCACTTCGTGAGACATGCCGATGGGCGGTCAACAGTGATTCCAATTCACTCAAACGAATCGATTGGCAAAGGTCTGTTTTATAAGATATTGAAAGATTGTGAGCTGACCTGGAGCGACATTGAATCTGATCTGTAGATCGATCGCTTACTTCGCCGTTAAATTAGCACCTGTGCAAACATTCGCCACATCAAAAAAAGAATTGCTCCCAAATGCCACTGCGCGCAAGATATTCGGTCTGGTGGGCGAAGAACTAGCGCTTGTTGAGGCGGAGTTTGAGCGGCAGGCTCGGTCTAATATTCAGGTAATCAATTACCTGGGCGATTATCTGCGGGCTTCGGGCGGGAAGCGTGTGCGGCCGGCGTTGTTGGTTTTGACGAATTATGGCGTCGGCGGCGAAGGCTCGGCGGACAATGTTATTCGGCTGGCGACCGTGATGGAGATGCTGCATACGGCGACGCTGGTGCATGACGACATTATTGACAACGCCGACGTGCGGCGAAATCGGGCTTCGATAAACGCGAGATTTGGCAATCAAACCGCCGTTCTTATGGGCGATTGGCTGTACATGTCGGCGTTTGAGACGGCCCTCAGAGAGCGTTCCCTTGAGATATTGGATATCTTGACGCGTCTAACGCGAAAGATGACCGAGGGCGAGCTCATCCAGATGACGATGATCGCTCGGCTTGATATTACGGTTGACGATTATTTTGACATTTTGCGGCGAAAGACGGCGTTCCTGTTCTCGGCGTGCTGCGAGATCGGTGCGATCTTGGGCGGAGCGACTCTTGAGGTGCAAAATGCTATGCGCGATTACGGGCTGAATCTCGGCATCGCGTTCCAACTTGCCGATGATATTCTCGATCTCACGTCCGACGGCGAAAGCCTCGGCAAGGCCGCCGGCGTTGACCTTTTAGAAGGCAAATTAACGCTTCCATTGATAAAGCTAGTCCAATCCGACAAATCGTTGAAGGCGGTTTTCGAAAAGATCATGTTCGACGGCGATTACACGAGTTTTCCGCGTGAAACAATTATGGATCGCCTTCGAAACGACGGTATCATTGACTCGATCACGGAGGAGGCAAACAATTTTGCCCGCCTCGCAAGAAAAAGTCTTGATGTTTTGCCGGAAACAGAGTATCGTTCTGCTTTAGAGGAGATACCCGAGTTCGTCATCCAGCGAAAAGCGTAGTTTCCGACCGATGGTTCAAAAGGCAAATCCAGCCGTAATACCAAACACATAAAGCGTCTGTTTTCAATATGTTAGACGAAAATCTTATAGGAACGCTCGAACAGAGCCTTCGACAAACACGCAACGCTCAAAACCGCCTGATGGGCCGTCTGCGCGAAGCTGAGAACGAGGTCGAATTGCTTCGTGAAGAGATCGATGCCCTCGAAAAAAGTGCATCGCAGACGGAACAGGCGATCGACAGCCTGTTGGTAACGATGCGTTCGGGAAGCCGCCGGTCGTCACCAAGTACTATGCGGATCGACGACGAGTACGAGATCAGCCAATCGACCGACAGGCCGCAGCCGTCTTTCGAACGGCCTTCGCCGATCAACCGCGAAAGTGCCCGCAGCCACGGAACTGTCGCCTATCTCAGCCAACACCGCAGCGTTCCTTCGCGTTCGACCAACATGGAGCCGCTCAGCTCGCGATTCAGCGACCGCACCATTACGCAGGCTTGCACGTTGCTTCTTCGCGAAGCCGGCCGACCGCTCCACGTCAATGAATTGTATAATCTGCTGATTTCCGGCGGGATGAAATTCAAGGGTAATAATCCTACGATCTCAGTGGCTGTTTCACTTAGTCGAAATAAGCGCTTTCGAAAGGTCGATCCCGGTACTTTTGACCTGGATATGCGGGATGTCGGTCAAAGTCGGTATATTGCCTAAAAGGTTTTTGAAAATGGACACTTAGCCCGATATTTGTTTTTCGAATATCGGGCCTTTCACTTGCAATTCAGATCAAAAAGGTCTATCTATATAGATTGATTTTCTCGCGATTAAATCTGTTTCCGGAGACACTAATGATTCAAACATTTCTACGAGCGTGCCGCATACCTTTTGCGCTCGCCGCCGGCATTATTGCCTTGTCCGCGTTTGCTGCTCAGGCCGATGCCCAATTGCCGATGCGGCTGCGGGCCCAGATCCAGCCGGCTTGTGCGACCACATCAGCTTTGAAATTCGCTGATATTTACGCGGACGGAAATATAGCCGTAATGGGAAGCTATAATTGCCGCGGAGTGTTTATTTTTAACATTTCAAATCCTGACGCCCCTGTGCTAGCGTCTTGGTACAATCCGGGAGCTAACTTACAGTTTCTTGAGGCGATCGTGATTGGAAACCGCGGTTATTTCGGAACAGGTAACACGGGCGGCGTTCATATCGTCGATCTGACCAATCCCGCGAGCCCACAGCTGCTCGGGATCGTAAATTCGACCAACGGCGGCGGGCATAACACCATCCATGAAATGATGGTGTTCGACCAGGGCGGACAGCGTTATCTGCTGGAGAATTCAAATTCGACCGGCACCGGAACAGCCCGCGACTTGAGGATCATCAATGTTACCAACCCTGCGGCTGCCGTCTTGAAATGGAGTTTTCAATCCAGCGACGGCGGTTGGGTTCACGCGATGCACATCCGTGGCAATCGTTTGTTTTTGTCCGGATTCGTAAGCAGCACGCGAGTTGATATTTACGATATGTCGACATTGGCTTCGCAAGCACCTGTACTTCTTGGTTCAGTCGCAGTCGGATTCAATTCAAATCACAGTGCGTGGACAAGCGAAGACGGGAACTACCTCTATAGTGCACGGGAGATCGGTGATAGTGCTTCGGCAAATCCCGGCGATATTCGCGTATTTGACGTTACGAATCCGGGATCCGCATTTTTGGTGAAACGGGTTTCAATGAACGACCTCGGCATCGTTGCGGTGACGCCTCATAATCCAGTCGTGATGGGAAACAAGCTGTATGTTGCATGGTATCAGGCAGGCACGTTGGTCTTTGACATAACCGATCCATCCGATCCGGTATTAGCGGGGCGTTATGATACGTGGCCTGCTCAGTTTACTGAGGAAGATCTCCGTGAGGTCCAACAAGCGAATTCGAATATTGATCGGGCCGACATGATGTGCGGCACAAATTTGCGTAACGGCCAGCAGATCGCCGGGTACAACGGTAACTGGGCTGTGTTTCCGTTTCTCGGCGAAAACAAAGTGCTTCTTGGCGACCTTTCAACCGGGCTCTATGTCATCGATATAACGTCGAAAAACAATATTGCCGATTTTGACGGCGATAAGAAGACCGATTTTTCTGCATTCACGCCGGCAACCGGAATGTGGAACATCGAGAATAGTTCAAATTCGTCGGCGTCGCAGACCAATTTTGGTTTTGCTACGGACAAACTCACTCCGGGCGATTATGATGGTGACGGACGAGCTGATATGGCTATCTTCCGTCCGTCGACAGGAACGTGGTGGATCCGCCGAAGCAGCAATCCCGGAAACTTCCTTGCGGTAAATTTTGGCATTAGTACTGATATTCCCGTTCCCGGAGATTACGATGGTGATGGCAAGACGGACGTGGCTGTATTCAGGCCGTCAACCGGCGTTTGGTACATTCAGCAAAGCACCGCAGGCATTCGCATTGAGGGCTGGGGCTTAAGCACCGACAAGGCATTCACCGGCGACTATGACGGCGACGGTAAAGCAGATCTTGCGATCTATAGGCCATCGACGGGTGTTTGGTACATTAAACAAAGCTCGAACGGCTCGGCACTGATCACGCCGTTCGGTTTGCCTACCGATCGCCCTGTATCGACCGATTTCGACGGCGACGGCAGATCGGACATAGCGGTGTACCGTCCAAGTGAAGGGAACTGGTATTATCTTAAATCCGGTTCGAGCAATTCGTTTGCGGTCGTTCGGTTCGGAATTGCCGAAGATATCCCTGTCCCGGCTGATTATGATGGAGACGGAAAGGCAGACATTGCTGTATTCAGGCCAAGCTCAAATGCCTGGTATCGGTTGAACAGCACCAACGGAAGCTTTAGCGTTCGTGTTTTTGGCTCGGGCGGCGACGCTCCGATACCCGCATCGATCCAACCGTAATATCAACTGAAATTGACCTTAATGCCCGAAGTTGAGCAAACAGCTTGACTTTGGGCTTTTTGTTTCTATTATTGCAGTATGAAATTGCATCTGACGATAAACGGCGGATCTCTCTCCGGGCAAAGATTCGAGCTCGAAAGCGGTTTTCTTTCGGTCGGACGAGCAGAAACCTGCAGCATTCGATTTGATCCTCTTTCGGAGAGGATCGCCTCAAAGCAGCACGCGTTCATAGAAACAAAAGCCGACGGTTTTTACGTCACTGACAACCAGAGTACCAATGGTACATTTTTGAACGGCAATTCCGTAACAACAGCTAAGCTAACCAATGGCGATCTGATCCAGTTTGGTAAGAACGGCGTGACGGCAAATGTCGCAAT from Acidobacteriota bacterium includes the following:
- the metG gene encoding methionine--tRNA ligase subunit beta, which codes for MSDSFDSSDLVLEDSYYFRLSDYDDFLIEVIENSPGLLRPEGRKNEVISFVRSGLQDLSISRMKDSVSWGVPVPDDDEHVMYVWLDALSNYITAIGYGNSAKASVGFEKYWQNVTHLVGKDILRFHTVYWFSFLAAAGLPLPKTVYAHGMWLDADGRKMGKTIGNVIEVDVLHEHFQVDALRYFVLREMVFGQDGKFGYENLIERANADLASGLGNLASRTFSMITKYREGLVPNGKIAEENYLQARRAGIDPDGQDLVSVIEHARDEFLRRFDNFEFSQGLETIWTVIARVDKLISDSKPWELIKDEKQAETLNAVLYRASETLRWLCVLLYPVMPESAKNIYSQIGLSEDIATLDPANLKWGELATGTKIGETIGVFPRIDKNKVMNEIAEKSEARSQESEPEAVATGSPVAVEQVEAEVDNFITIDDFLKVELKVGEIKVAERIPNADKLLRFEIDLGEPEYRQILAGLAEYYEPETLIGRKVVVVANLKPRKMRGLESQGMICAASLEDGTGEKPALAAFIENVDIGARLK
- a CDS encoding TatD family hydrolase — translated: MNLIDSHCHIDGEQFDADRDEVVERARAHGVAAMLNIGTGDPHSDDFRRAVAVAEKYDDVYASVGVHPHDAKLYDDKAENHLVELVRSSKKVIAWGEIGLDYYYDHSPRDVQRDVFRRQIRTARELDLPIIIHSRDADDETVEILTQECSYNGFRGIMHCFGGTASMAEALMKIGFLISFAGNVTFKKAENLRDAARVVPLDRLLIETDCPFLTPVPFRGKRNEPSYVVHTANFLAGFYSIDVNELAEATTSNFMNIFRLDGITA
- a CDS encoding YajQ family cyclic di-GMP-binding protein, producing the protein MAKENTFDIVSKTDYAELNNALNQTSKEISQRFDFKGSKAAVELKDKDLIMTAEDETRLRNMNDILQSKLLKRGISLKALDYQTIEAAAGGTVRQLVKVQQGIPIEKAKEVVRYIKDNKFKVQPSIQGETVRVSGKDRDTLQDVIAKLKAHDFGIDMTFDNFRSN
- a CDS encoding type II toxin-antitoxin system HicB family antitoxin, whose amino-acid sequence is MTRDFNILIEEDEDGMLVASVPELHGCHTQARSLDELMVRIKEAIELCLEVEKLQTPTPRFVGFQRMSVEV
- a CDS encoding type II toxin-antitoxin system HicA family toxin, with the protein product MTNVPTIDGKRLLKILRKRGFEVIRIEGSHHFVRHADGRSTVIPIHSNESIGKGLFYKILKDCELTWSDIESDL
- a CDS encoding polyprenyl synthetase family protein, encoding MQTFATSKKELLPNATARKIFGLVGEELALVEAEFERQARSNIQVINYLGDYLRASGGKRVRPALLVLTNYGVGGEGSADNVIRLATVMEMLHTATLVHDDIIDNADVRRNRASINARFGNQTAVLMGDWLYMSAFETALRERSLEILDILTRLTRKMTEGELIQMTMIARLDITVDDYFDILRRKTAFLFSACCEIGAILGGATLEVQNAMRDYGLNLGIAFQLADDILDLTSDGESLGKAAGVDLLEGKLTLPLIKLVQSDKSLKAVFEKIMFDGDYTSFPRETIMDRLRNDGIIDSITEEANNFARLARKSLDVLPETEYRSALEEIPEFVIQRKA
- a CDS encoding VCBS repeat-containing protein yields the protein MIQTFLRACRIPFALAAGIIALSAFAAQADAQLPMRLRAQIQPACATTSALKFADIYADGNIAVMGSYNCRGVFIFNISNPDAPVLASWYNPGANLQFLEAIVIGNRGYFGTGNTGGVHIVDLTNPASPQLLGIVNSTNGGGHNTIHEMMVFDQGGQRYLLENSNSTGTGTARDLRIINVTNPAAAVLKWSFQSSDGGWVHAMHIRGNRLFLSGFVSSTRVDIYDMSTLASQAPVLLGSVAVGFNSNHSAWTSEDGNYLYSAREIGDSASANPGDIRVFDVTNPGSAFLVKRVSMNDLGIVAVTPHNPVVMGNKLYVAWYQAGTLVFDITDPSDPVLAGRYDTWPAQFTEEDLREVQQANSNIDRADMMCGTNLRNGQQIAGYNGNWAVFPFLGENKVLLGDLSTGLYVIDITSKNNIADFDGDKKTDFSAFTPATGMWNIENSSNSSASQTNFGFATDKLTPGDYDGDGRADMAIFRPSTGTWWIRRSSNPGNFLAVNFGISTDIPVPGDYDGDGKTDVAVFRPSTGVWYIQQSTAGIRIEGWGLSTDKAFTGDYDGDGKADLAIYRPSTGVWYIKQSSNGSALITPFGLPTDRPVSTDFDGDGRSDIAVYRPSEGNWYYLKSGSSNSFAVVRFGIAEDIPVPADYDGDGKADIAVFRPSSNAWYRLNSTNGSFSVRVFGSGGDAPIPASIQP